From a region of the Panicum virgatum strain AP13 chromosome 2K, P.virgatum_v5, whole genome shotgun sequence genome:
- the LOC120676547 gene encoding delta(8)-fatty-acid desaturase 2-like isoform X2, translated as MPPSADAMSAPGDAAAAAAADVRMISSKELRAHASPDDLWISISGDVYDVTPWLPHHPGGDLPLVTLAGQDATDAFAAYHPPSARPLLRRFLVGRLSDYTVSPASADYRRLLAQLSSAGLFDRVGPTPKVQLAIMATLLCAALYLVLACAAASAHLLAGGLFGFIWIQSGWMGHDSGHHRVTGHPLLDRVLQILSGNCLTGLSIAWWKCNHNTHHIACNSLDHDPDLQHMPLFAVSPKLFSNIWSYFYRRTLAFDAASKFLISYQHWTFYPVMCVARINLLTQSALFVLTEKRVPQRLLEIAGVAAFWAWYPLLVSCLPNWWERVAFVLSSFTICGIQHVQFCLNHFSSEVYVGPPKGNDWFEKQTAGTLDILCSPWMDWFHGGLQFQIEHHLFPRLPQCHLRKVAPAVHDLCKKHGLPYSAASFWDANVLTWKTLRAAALQARNATSGAAPKNLVWEAVNTHG; from the exons atgCCGCCCTCCGCCGACGCCATGTCGGCCcccggggacgccgccgccgccgccgccgccgacgtgcgCATGATCTCCTCCAAG GAGCTCCGCGCGCACGCGTCCCCCGACGACCTCTGGATCTCCATCTCCGGCGACGTCTACGACGTCACGCCGTGGCTGCCCCACCACCCCGGCGGGGACCTCCCGCTCGTCACCCTCGCGGGGCAGGACGCCACCGACGCCTTCGCCGCCTACCACCCGCCCTCCGCGCGCCCGCTCCTCCGCCGCTTCCTCGTCGGCCGCCTCTCCGACTACACCGTCTCCCCGGCCTCCGCCGActaccgccgcctcctcgcgcaGCTCTCCTCCGCGGGCCTCTTCGACCGCGTCGGCCCCACACCCAAGGTCCAGCTCGCCATCATGGCcacgctcctctgcgccgcgctCTACCTCGtcctcgcctgcgccgccgcctccgcgcacctcctcgccggcggcctcttCGGCTTCATCTGGATCCAGTCCGGCTGGATGGGCCACGACTCGGGCCACCACCGCGTCACGGGCCACCCGCTCCTCGACCGCGTCCTCCAGATCCTCTCCGGCAACTGCCTCACCGGCCTCAGCATCGCCTGGTGGAAATGCAACCACAACACGCACCACATCGCCTGCAACAGCCTCGACCACGACCCGGACCTCCAGCACATGCCGCTCTTCGCCGTCTCCCCAAAGCTCTTCAGCAACATCTGGTCCTACTTCTACCGCCGCACTCTCGCCTTCGACGCCGCATCCAAATTCCTCATCAGCTACCAGCACTGGACCTTCTACCCCGTCATGTGCGTCGCCAGGATAAATCTTCTCACCCAGTCTGCCCTCTTCGTCCTCACCGAGAAGAGGGTGCCGCAGCGGTTGCTCGAGATCGCCGGGGTAGCTGCATTCTGGGCCTGGTACCCGTTGCTGGTGTCCTGCCTGCCCAATTGGTGGGAGAGGGTAGCGTTCGTACTTTCCAGCTTCACAATCTGCGGGATTCAGCACGTCCAATTCTGCCTCAACCATTTCTCGTCGGAGGTGTATGTCGGACCGCCAAAGGGGAATGACTGGTTCGAGAAACAGACGGCGGGCACGCTCGACATCCTGTGCTCCCCGTGGATGGATTGGTTCCATGGCGgcctgcaatttcagattgagCACCATCTCTTTCCCCGCCTACCTCAGTGCCACCTTCGGAAGGTCGCGCCCGCTGTGCATGATCTTTGCAAGAAGCATGGGCTGCCGTATTCTGCGGCCTCATTCTGGGACGCAAATGTGCTTACATGGAAGACACTGAGGGCTGCTGCATTGCAGGCTAGGAACGCCACAAGTGGTGCCGCGCCAAAGAATTTGGTCTGGGAGGCTGTGAACACCCATGGATAA
- the LOC120676547 gene encoding delta(8)-fatty-acid desaturase 2-like isoform X1, whose amino-acid sequence MPPSADAMSAPGDAAAAAAADVRMISSKELRAHASPDDLWISISGDVYDVTPWLPHHPGGDLPLVTLAGQDATDAFAAYHPPSARPLLRRFLVGRLSDYTVSPASADYRRLLAQLSSAGLFDRVGPTPKVQLAIMATLLCAALYLVLACAAASAHLLAGGLFGFIWIQSGWMGHDSGHHRVTGHPLLDRVLQILSGNCLTGLSIAWWKCNHNTHHIACNSLDHDPDLQHMPLFAVSPKLFSNIWSYFYRRTLAFDAASKFLISYQHWTFYPVMCVARINLLTQSALFVLTEKRVPQRLLEIAGVAAFWAWYPLLVSCLPNWWERVAFVLSSFTICGIQHVQFCLNHFSSEVYVGPPKGNDWFEKQTAGTLDILCSPWMDWFHGGLQFQIEHHLFPRLPQCHLRKVAPAVHDLCKKHGLPYSAASFWDANVLTWKTLRAAALQARNATSGAAPKNLVWEAVNTHG is encoded by the exons atgCCGCCCTCCGCCGACGCCATGTCGGCCcccggggacgccgccgccgccgccgccgccgacgtgcgCATGAT CTCCTCCAAGGAGCTCCGCGCGCACGCGTCCCCCGACGACCTCTGGATCTCCATCTCCGGCGACGTCTACGACGTCACGCCGTGGCTGCCCCACCACCCCGGCGGGGACCTCCCGCTCGTCACCCTCGCGGGGCAGGACGCCACCGACGCCTTCGCCGCCTACCACCCGCCCTCCGCGCGCCCGCTCCTCCGCCGCTTCCTCGTCGGCCGCCTCTCCGACTACACCGTCTCCCCGGCCTCCGCCGActaccgccgcctcctcgcgcaGCTCTCCTCCGCGGGCCTCTTCGACCGCGTCGGCCCCACACCCAAGGTCCAGCTCGCCATCATGGCcacgctcctctgcgccgcgctCTACCTCGtcctcgcctgcgccgccgcctccgcgcacctcctcgccggcggcctcttCGGCTTCATCTGGATCCAGTCCGGCTGGATGGGCCACGACTCGGGCCACCACCGCGTCACGGGCCACCCGCTCCTCGACCGCGTCCTCCAGATCCTCTCCGGCAACTGCCTCACCGGCCTCAGCATCGCCTGGTGGAAATGCAACCACAACACGCACCACATCGCCTGCAACAGCCTCGACCACGACCCGGACCTCCAGCACATGCCGCTCTTCGCCGTCTCCCCAAAGCTCTTCAGCAACATCTGGTCCTACTTCTACCGCCGCACTCTCGCCTTCGACGCCGCATCCAAATTCCTCATCAGCTACCAGCACTGGACCTTCTACCCCGTCATGTGCGTCGCCAGGATAAATCTTCTCACCCAGTCTGCCCTCTTCGTCCTCACCGAGAAGAGGGTGCCGCAGCGGTTGCTCGAGATCGCCGGGGTAGCTGCATTCTGGGCCTGGTACCCGTTGCTGGTGTCCTGCCTGCCCAATTGGTGGGAGAGGGTAGCGTTCGTACTTTCCAGCTTCACAATCTGCGGGATTCAGCACGTCCAATTCTGCCTCAACCATTTCTCGTCGGAGGTGTATGTCGGACCGCCAAAGGGGAATGACTGGTTCGAGAAACAGACGGCGGGCACGCTCGACATCCTGTGCTCCCCGTGGATGGATTGGTTCCATGGCGgcctgcaatttcagattgagCACCATCTCTTTCCCCGCCTACCTCAGTGCCACCTTCGGAAGGTCGCGCCCGCTGTGCATGATCTTTGCAAGAAGCATGGGCTGCCGTATTCTGCGGCCTCATTCTGGGACGCAAATGTGCTTACATGGAAGACACTGAGGGCTGCTGCATTGCAGGCTAGGAACGCCACAAGTGGTGCCGCGCCAAAGAATTTGGTCTGGGAGGCTGTGAACACCCATGGATAA